A region of Pleionea litopenaei DNA encodes the following proteins:
- a CDS encoding TMEM165/GDT1 family protein: MNEQPLITLIATFGLIFAAEFADKSQLVCMTLTARFRPWPVFIGAACAFLILNTLAILFGAAIAHWIPESYIALVVTVLFLVFGIQALLNKDEDADEEVEIKSSRSIIMTALLLITIAEFGDKTQLAVVALASTFDPIAVYLGATLALITTSGLGVWVGHRLVKKFSVTRLHQASGVIFILIGLFSGYQAYQLLMLAE; the protein is encoded by the coding sequence TTGAACGAACAACCACTGATTACGCTGATCGCTACCTTTGGATTGATTTTCGCCGCTGAATTCGCTGATAAAAGCCAATTAGTTTGTATGACGCTAACGGCTCGCTTTAGGCCTTGGCCGGTGTTTATAGGAGCGGCCTGTGCTTTTCTTATTTTAAATACACTGGCCATTTTGTTTGGTGCGGCGATTGCTCATTGGATACCCGAAAGTTACATTGCCTTAGTGGTGACAGTGTTATTTTTAGTCTTTGGGATTCAAGCGTTACTGAACAAAGATGAAGACGCTGACGAAGAGGTAGAGATCAAATCTTCTCGCTCGATTATTATGACCGCATTATTGCTGATCACTATTGCTGAATTTGGTGACAAAACACAATTGGCGGTCGTGGCATTAGCATCGACCTTTGATCCGATCGCGGTGTACTTAGGCGCAACGCTCGCGCTTATTACCACATCAGGATTAGGTGTATGGGTTGGTCATCGTTTAGTCAAGAAATTTTCAGTGACGCGCCTGCATCAAGCCAGCGGCGTCATTTTCATTTTGATCGGATTGTTCAGTGGTTACCAAGCTTACCAATTACTTATGCTTGCAGAATAG
- a CDS encoding NAD-dependent succinate-semialdehyde dehydrogenase, whose product MTISLNDPSLLKTQSYINGQWLPAAKTFSVYNPAENSVIAEVSDDGVEQVELAVAAAKTAQQQWASKTANERSQVLMRWHQEIMNNQDDLAMIMTREQGKPLAEAKAEIAYGATFVQWFAEEAKRVNGETLPSPSPDRRISVIKQPIGVVSTITPWNFPSSMITRKAAPALAAGCTMIARPASETPLSALVLAELAERAGIPKGVLNIVVGTDSRGMGKVLTTHPDIAKFSFTGSTEVGKKLLEQCASTVKKVSMELGGNAPFIVFDDADIDAAITGALASKYRNTGQTCVCANRLLVQANLYDTFVERLAERVATLKSGEGTQPNVDIGPMINRQAVMDVHSLVEQAQQQGATLVAGGKLPEGQSNFYPPTLVSNVSSDMALAQTEIFGPVAPVIRFETEQEAIDIANNTRYGLAAYFYSRDIGRCYRVMEALEYGMVGINAGVISNPLAPFGGVKESGIGREGSHYGIDEYLEIKYACFGDIDQ is encoded by the coding sequence ATGACAATATCATTGAATGACCCCTCTCTATTAAAAACTCAGTCTTACATCAACGGTCAATGGTTACCGGCTGCGAAAACTTTTTCGGTGTACAACCCTGCAGAGAATAGCGTTATCGCTGAAGTCAGCGACGATGGAGTTGAGCAGGTTGAACTGGCCGTTGCTGCAGCTAAGACCGCTCAGCAACAATGGGCTTCAAAAACTGCGAATGAGCGATCACAGGTCTTGATGCGATGGCATCAAGAGATTATGAATAACCAAGATGATCTGGCGATGATCATGACGCGAGAACAAGGTAAGCCTTTGGCTGAAGCAAAAGCAGAAATTGCTTACGGTGCCACCTTTGTTCAGTGGTTTGCAGAAGAAGCGAAACGGGTCAACGGAGAAACCTTACCAAGCCCCTCTCCCGATCGCCGTATCAGTGTCATTAAACAACCCATCGGTGTCGTAAGCACCATAACCCCGTGGAACTTTCCCAGTTCAATGATTACTCGAAAGGCCGCCCCTGCATTAGCCGCGGGATGCACCATGATCGCTCGCCCTGCTAGCGAAACCCCCTTATCGGCATTGGTTTTAGCTGAACTTGCAGAAAGAGCAGGCATTCCAAAAGGTGTTCTAAATATTGTTGTCGGCACCGACTCTCGAGGAATGGGAAAAGTCCTTACCACACATCCTGACATTGCTAAGTTTTCATTTACCGGCTCCACCGAAGTAGGAAAGAAGCTGTTAGAGCAGTGTGCCAGCACGGTTAAGAAAGTGTCTATGGAACTCGGTGGCAATGCGCCTTTTATTGTGTTTGATGATGCCGACATCGATGCGGCAATTACAGGTGCGCTCGCATCGAAATATCGCAATACCGGTCAAACTTGTGTCTGTGCCAATCGGCTATTGGTGCAGGCTAATCTTTATGACACCTTTGTCGAACGGCTAGCTGAAAGAGTTGCGACGTTAAAAAGCGGAGAAGGCACTCAACCAAATGTCGATATCGGACCTATGATCAATCGCCAAGCGGTGATGGATGTTCATTCCCTTGTTGAACAGGCGCAACAACAAGGCGCGACATTAGTGGCTGGCGGAAAGCTACCTGAAGGCCAGAGTAATTTTTATCCGCCTACTTTAGTTTCTAACGTTAGTAGCGATATGGCGCTCGCTCAAACAGAAATCTTTGGCCCTGTTGCGCCGGTTATTCGTTTTGAAACTGAGCAAGAAGCCATTGATATTGCAAACAATACTCGTTATGGCTTAGCTGCTTATTTTTATTCCAGAGACATCGGACGATGTTATCGCGTCATGGAAGCCCTCGAGTATGGCATGGTGGGGATTAATGCAGGTGTGATCTCAAACCCTCTTGCACCTTTTGGCGGCGTGAAAGAATCCGGCATTGGGCGAGAAGGTTCACACTATGGCATTGATGAATATCTTGAAATTAAATACGCTTGTTTCGGCGATATCGATCAATAA
- a CDS encoding alpha-amylase family glycosyl hydrolase, whose translation MKQVSFVHQGVKSTQRILTYLTVSTAVKRVGFGLLLTLLSGCQEPEKTQSTESLKPSLKHYSERDIRDEVFYFVLPDRFSNGDPSNDQGDPEQPESYGGYDPTSPGHYHGGDLLGLTQRLDYLKEMGVTAIWLTPVLRNLAVQGDSSGYHGYWPIDFTSIDPHLGSNEALKTLIDEAHQRNMKVFFDIITNHTADVIKYRECHLPDAPKFSTDMQLCEYRDRAMTKAGQGYTPYLIEGTETLKHPSWLNDPRYYHNQGDSTWTGENSVYGDFMGLDDIDTDNPEVVKGMIQIFNNIIKEFKPDGFRVDTVKHVNIEFWQQFTPAIMAFAQQQGITNFFVFGEVYSGDPKELSYYTTTGKMPSVLDFAFQYKVKDALIYGKGTDQLSELFAQDKLYLDEDSHAGLLMNFISNHDVGRFAFTLKQQLPQASEANLLRRVQLANAMMFLLRGVPVIYYGDEQGFTGDGGDRGAREDMMMSKTPQYNDNDLLGTDATTADNNFDEQHPLYQSFKYYAQIYRQFKALRLGDQEVIIDSSTPGIFLVKRSYDGQSLWVAINTAESSQSLSLDSVSQSLAPIVNNSRLQRQSEKTWILEPLSFAIFQ comes from the coding sequence ATGAAACAAGTCTCATTCGTTCATCAAGGTGTAAAAAGCACTCAAAGAATACTGACGTATCTAACCGTTTCTACTGCAGTTAAACGGGTAGGGTTTGGTTTACTGTTGACGTTGTTGTCCGGCTGTCAAGAGCCAGAAAAGACGCAATCTACAGAATCATTAAAGCCGTCACTGAAACATTACTCCGAAAGAGACATTCGAGATGAAGTATTTTACTTTGTATTGCCGGATCGTTTTAGCAATGGTGATCCTAGCAATGATCAGGGTGATCCAGAACAGCCGGAATCTTACGGAGGGTACGATCCGACTAGTCCAGGACATTATCATGGGGGCGATCTACTCGGATTAACACAGCGTCTAGATTACTTAAAAGAAATGGGCGTAACCGCAATTTGGCTAACCCCTGTATTGCGAAATTTAGCCGTGCAAGGCGACTCTTCCGGTTACCATGGATATTGGCCGATTGACTTCACATCGATTGATCCTCATCTAGGTTCAAATGAGGCTTTGAAAACGCTGATCGACGAAGCTCATCAACGTAATATGAAAGTGTTTTTTGACATCATTACCAACCACACGGCTGATGTCATTAAATATCGCGAATGTCATTTACCTGATGCTCCAAAGTTCAGCACCGATATGCAATTATGTGAATATCGAGATCGAGCCATGACCAAGGCAGGGCAAGGTTATACACCCTATCTCATCGAAGGGACGGAAACCTTGAAACATCCCTCGTGGCTGAATGATCCTCGCTATTATCATAATCAAGGCGACTCCACTTGGACCGGTGAAAATTCTGTTTATGGCGACTTTATGGGGTTGGATGATATTGATACTGATAATCCTGAAGTTGTTAAAGGAATGATCCAAATCTTTAACAACATTATTAAAGAGTTTAAACCCGATGGATTTCGTGTCGATACCGTAAAGCACGTTAATATTGAATTTTGGCAGCAATTTACGCCAGCGATTATGGCGTTTGCTCAACAGCAAGGCATTACGAATTTTTTTGTTTTTGGTGAGGTTTACTCAGGTGATCCAAAAGAACTGAGTTATTACACCACCACGGGTAAAATGCCATCAGTGCTCGATTTTGCCTTTCAATACAAAGTTAAAGACGCATTAATTTATGGCAAAGGGACTGATCAATTAAGTGAGCTCTTTGCGCAAGATAAGTTGTATCTCGACGAAGACAGTCATGCTGGGTTATTGATGAACTTTATCAGTAACCATGATGTAGGACGCTTTGCTTTTACTCTGAAACAACAACTGCCCCAAGCGAGTGAAGCCAATTTATTGCGACGTGTGCAACTCGCTAATGCAATGATGTTTTTATTGCGAGGTGTTCCGGTTATTTACTATGGCGATGAACAAGGATTTACCGGGGATGGTGGTGATCGCGGAGCTCGAGAAGATATGATGATGTCGAAGACACCACAATATAACGATAATGACTTGTTAGGAACCGATGCCACGACCGCTGACAACAATTTTGACGAGCAACATCCGTTGTATCAAAGCTTTAAGTATTACGCACAAATTTATCGTCAATTTAAAGCACTTCGACTGGGTGACCAAGAAGTTATTATAGACAGTTCTACGCCGGGTATATTTTTAGTGAAGCGAAGTTATGATGGTCAATCACTGTGGGTAGCTATCAATACGGCGGAATCCTCTCAGAGTCTATCCCTTGATTCCGTCAGTCAATCGCTCGCGCCGATTGTGAATAACAGTCGATTACAGCGACAATCAGAAAAAACATGGATATTAGAACCATTAAGCTTTGCTATTTTTCAATAG
- a CDS encoding S8 family serine peptidase, whose amino-acid sequence MNNVFRMTTITACVLSSMAMTAAKNETTTKMVGEKGEDGIYYPSEQQDVAKVANKIDKKLQAVVNKAGNDELVNVIVFVQGENIEKQLNKIDQTYKSELDNLSMQLKALDAKYRPAQSLSEKEEREFMKSKAASMTAQDKQSARVVKKQLDEMRDKARKAKAQVIEQAGKAKLNDVADVVKSLGGEVKNKTALNQVIGAQVPAQLLAQLADYSEVRYIMLDAEPDYETNVSVPSAQYNTWHSNNFDGYPYDFGVVDTGVRENHPAFTGNVFCSKPGSSITGDHGTHVAGIVISDNATYKGTAPGTDSVIWANSGNQSTTMTNMQWMLSGACQGPEVVNHSLGYGVADDTDYSATDAFYDAFVQNYNVMVTKSTGNSGWSDTAPRITHPAPAFNLMAVANMNDRNTTTRSDDVRSGSSSVGPTLNGRRKPDIAAPGSSIMSTNSDWATEADFINKSGTSMAAPHVAGAIILMEDGGNHTAMAQKAVLINTADAWDSNNTSSTADDGQVAGSHWDKSYGWGYIDMWESHFNRADYFVSSVVPRNNNNIANDYKLFKGKMYTNEKATLVWQRRANFASGPTGSAYNLSDLNLRLYEEGNNSLKDSDFDGDDNVHQVAAPSTIDAVIKVYAWSSSFAGASSESFALATEENFSQVSPPSLQIPSQSFRGTPFGSISVPLKVRNNGGVDTCSVSVTRGNVAGVSGTTSVSLSNIADGGEATANFSLSASNGTYSIPFTATTTCYNETFTTTGYITLRSEIIILPPPSL is encoded by the coding sequence ATGAATAACGTTTTCAGGATGACAACGATTACAGCATGTGTTTTATCATCAATGGCGATGACCGCCGCAAAGAACGAAACCACTACAAAAATGGTTGGTGAGAAAGGGGAAGATGGCATTTATTACCCTTCGGAGCAACAGGACGTTGCAAAAGTAGCGAACAAAATCGACAAAAAACTTCAAGCCGTGGTGAACAAAGCGGGTAACGATGAGTTAGTTAATGTGATCGTTTTTGTGCAAGGTGAGAACATTGAAAAGCAATTAAATAAAATCGACCAAACCTATAAAAGTGAATTGGATAACTTGTCAATGCAATTAAAAGCATTAGATGCCAAGTATCGTCCCGCTCAATCATTGTCAGAAAAAGAAGAACGTGAGTTTATGAAATCTAAAGCGGCAAGTATGACCGCGCAAGATAAACAGTCGGCACGTGTGGTAAAGAAGCAACTTGATGAAATGCGTGATAAGGCTAGAAAAGCTAAGGCTCAAGTGATCGAGCAAGCGGGCAAAGCGAAGTTGAATGATGTCGCCGATGTCGTTAAATCGTTAGGTGGTGAAGTTAAAAATAAAACGGCTTTAAATCAAGTCATTGGTGCGCAAGTTCCAGCCCAACTCTTAGCTCAACTGGCAGACTACTCAGAAGTGCGTTATATCATGCTGGATGCTGAGCCTGATTATGAAACCAATGTGAGCGTGCCGTCAGCACAATACAATACATGGCACTCTAATAATTTTGATGGTTACCCCTATGACTTTGGGGTGGTTGACACTGGCGTTCGAGAAAATCACCCTGCGTTTACGGGCAATGTATTTTGTAGCAAACCAGGTTCGTCGATTACTGGTGATCATGGAACCCATGTTGCGGGTATCGTGATCAGTGACAATGCTACTTACAAAGGAACAGCGCCAGGTACTGACTCAGTTATTTGGGCCAACTCCGGAAATCAATCGACGACGATGACCAATATGCAGTGGATGTTATCGGGTGCCTGTCAGGGCCCAGAAGTCGTTAATCATTCACTTGGCTATGGCGTTGCGGATGATACCGATTACTCTGCCACCGATGCCTTCTATGATGCGTTTGTACAAAACTATAATGTGATGGTTACAAAGTCTACTGGTAATTCTGGTTGGAGTGACACAGCTCCGCGTATTACTCATCCTGCGCCAGCATTCAACTTGATGGCTGTAGCAAACATGAACGACCGTAATACGACAACACGCAGTGATGATGTTCGTAGTGGCTCATCGAGTGTTGGACCAACGCTGAATGGTCGTCGTAAGCCTGACATCGCTGCACCGGGTTCGTCTATTATGTCGACAAACAGTGACTGGGCGACGGAAGCCGATTTTATTAATAAATCAGGCACCAGTATGGCCGCACCTCACGTTGCTGGCGCAATCATTTTGATGGAAGACGGTGGCAATCATACCGCGATGGCTCAAAAAGCTGTCTTGATCAACACCGCTGATGCTTGGGATTCAAACAATACCAGCAGTACGGCAGACGATGGTCAAGTTGCGGGATCGCATTGGGATAAAAGCTATGGTTGGGGTTACATCGATATGTGGGAGTCGCATTTTAACCGTGCTGATTATTTTGTAAGTTCCGTCGTTCCTCGTAACAACAACAACATTGCAAACGACTACAAACTATTCAAAGGAAAAATGTACACCAACGAAAAAGCCACGTTAGTTTGGCAGCGTCGCGCAAACTTTGCTTCTGGACCTACAGGCAGTGCGTACAACTTGAGTGACTTAAATCTTCGACTTTATGAAGAAGGTAACAATTCTCTTAAAGACTCAGATTTTGATGGTGATGATAATGTGCATCAAGTGGCTGCGCCAAGTACCATCGATGCTGTGATTAAAGTGTATGCATGGAGCAGTAGTTTTGCCGGAGCAAGCAGTGAATCATTTGCTTTAGCGACCGAAGAAAACTTCAGTCAAGTGTCTCCTCCTTCATTGCAGATACCAAGCCAATCATTCCGTGGAACTCCATTTGGCTCGATTTCAGTGCCATTAAAAGTTCGTAACAACGGCGGTGTTGATACCTGCAGTGTTTCGGTCACCCGTGGTAATGTTGCCGGCGTTAGTGGAACCACCAGTGTTAGCTTGAGTAACATTGCTGATGGTGGTGAAGCAACGGCAAACTTTAGCTTGAGTGCATCGAATGGCACCTACAGCATTCCATTCACTGCAACGACCACTTGCTATAATGAAACGTTCACTACAACGGGTTACATTACCCTACGATCAGAGATAATTATTTTACCTCCACCGTCACTGTAA
- a CDS encoding antibiotic biosynthesis monooxygenase family protein encodes MYVVIFKAKTKSLDQDYFSTAARMRQLALDKYQCIEFTSAEQDGFEIALSYWHSLEDIQRWKSNAEHLAAQVIGKKNWYSSYQVEVVEVLRRYEFEQ; translated from the coding sequence ATGTACGTTGTAATTTTTAAAGCCAAAACTAAATCTCTCGATCAAGACTACTTTTCAACGGCTGCTCGTATGCGCCAGTTAGCGCTTGATAAATATCAATGTATTGAATTTACGTCTGCCGAACAAGATGGTTTCGAAATTGCGCTGTCGTATTGGCATTCACTAGAAGATATACAGCGATGGAAATCGAATGCAGAGCATTTAGCCGCACAGGTTATCGGTAAGAAAAACTGGTATTCGAGTTATCAAGTTGAAGTAGTTGAAGTTTTGCGTCGATATGAATTTGAACAATAA
- a CDS encoding M20/M25/M40 family metallo-hydrolase, translated as MKQLTTISLLIVSSFLAINSQAKETHHHNIQIDESTGHGWITIGNDAFEKSAKRLTSEFQLEFLDTNDAKRKGVRVAKIQNAAVPKLSEFMHQSFNRCGGFFYHESMQKAIDYAQLQGDPDLQLVSYSIDNPQGVQQLVNEMAASNLAATVSTLSSYNNRYYTQQSGVDAATWIKQQWEQIAQGRSDISVEFYNHSWSQPSVIATIQGSSSPNEIVVVGGHLDSINSSQPSTGRAPGSDDNASGIAVATETLRAIVASGYQPARTVKFMGYAAEEVGLRGSQAIAQDFKNSGLNVIGVAQFDMTGNQGTPSRDIVFMTDYTNAAQNDFMMQLLDTYFPNIVYGTSRCGYGCSDHASWHNQGFAASIPFESNMNDANYRIHTSNDSVFDQNHALKFAKLSAAYVAELAKQGNIQPPPEKVLENGVPVTGLSASQGSDVIYTMEVPAGASNISFTMSGGSGDADLYVRFGAAPTDSTYDCRPYRNGNNESCTGSQSGGTYFVRVKAYSTFSGVTLVGSYDEDTGGGTDPIDETYANISVSQGQWEYYTVDLSAGYSSLNVSITGGSGDADLYVRQGSQPTTSSYDCRPYRWGNEETCSFNAPGSNVWHIGLRGYSNSSGITLSIQAQP; from the coding sequence ATGAAACAATTAACAACGATCAGTCTGTTAATTGTCAGCAGTTTTTTGGCAATTAATAGTCAAGCGAAAGAAACACATCACCATAATATTCAAATCGACGAATCCACCGGTCACGGCTGGATCACGATTGGCAATGACGCATTTGAGAAAAGCGCAAAGCGGCTTACCTCAGAATTTCAGCTCGAGTTTTTGGACACAAACGACGCCAAACGCAAAGGTGTTCGTGTCGCCAAAATTCAAAACGCAGCCGTTCCAAAGCTCAGCGAATTTATGCATCAATCGTTCAATCGTTGCGGCGGCTTTTTCTACCATGAGTCAATGCAAAAGGCGATCGACTATGCTCAACTACAAGGTGACCCAGACCTGCAGTTGGTGAGCTATAGCATTGATAATCCACAAGGGGTTCAACAACTGGTGAATGAAATGGCAGCGAGTAACTTAGCGGCGACCGTTTCTACACTGAGTAGTTATAACAATCGTTATTACACCCAGCAATCAGGGGTTGATGCAGCAACATGGATCAAGCAGCAATGGGAGCAAATAGCTCAAGGTCGCAGTGACATTAGCGTCGAGTTTTACAATCACAGTTGGTCGCAGCCTTCTGTCATTGCAACCATACAAGGGTCGTCTTCTCCCAATGAAATAGTGGTGGTTGGTGGTCACCTTGATTCCATCAACTCCAGCCAACCCTCGACTGGTCGCGCACCGGGATCAGATGACAATGCGTCGGGCATTGCGGTCGCAACAGAAACCTTAAGAGCGATTGTTGCAAGTGGTTATCAACCGGCAAGAACGGTGAAGTTCATGGGATACGCTGCCGAAGAAGTCGGGTTGCGAGGTTCTCAAGCCATTGCACAAGATTTTAAAAACAGCGGACTTAATGTTATCGGCGTGGCTCAATTTGATATGACTGGAAACCAAGGAACACCGAGTCGCGATATTGTGTTCATGACCGATTATACTAACGCAGCGCAGAATGATTTTATGATGCAATTACTCGATACCTATTTCCCCAATATCGTTTATGGAACGAGTCGCTGTGGATACGGCTGTTCTGATCATGCGTCTTGGCACAATCAAGGATTCGCGGCTTCGATTCCTTTCGAGTCAAATATGAACGATGCGAATTATCGTATTCATACATCGAACGATTCTGTCTTTGATCAAAATCATGCGCTTAAATTTGCAAAACTTTCTGCAGCCTATGTGGCCGAACTAGCCAAACAAGGTAACATTCAGCCACCGCCCGAAAAGGTGCTCGAAAACGGCGTACCCGTCACTGGTTTATCGGCGTCTCAAGGCAGCGATGTTATTTACACCATGGAGGTTCCTGCAGGCGCCAGCAACATCAGCTTCACCATGAGTGGTGGTTCTGGTGATGCTGATCTGTATGTTCGCTTCGGTGCGGCTCCGACCGATTCAACTTACGATTGTCGTCCTTACCGCAATGGCAACAATGAAAGCTGTACCGGTTCACAATCGGGTGGAACCTACTTTGTTCGAGTGAAAGCTTACTCGACCTTCAGTGGTGTTACCTTAGTTGGCTCCTATGATGAAGATACTGGTGGTGGCACCGATCCCATCGATGAAACCTACGCTAACATCAGCGTTAGCCAAGGTCAGTGGGAGTACTACACCGTTGATTTATCGGCCGGTTATAGCTCATTAAACGTGAGCATTACCGGTGGCTCTGGTGACGCCGACTTATACGTGCGTCAAGGTAGCCAACCAACCACATCGAGCTACGATTGTCGACCTTACCGTTGGGGCAACGAAGAAACCTGTTCCTTCAATGCACCGGGTAGTAATGTCTGGCACATTGGACTTCGAGGCTATTCCAATTCATCGGGAATTACCTTATCAATTCAGGCACAGCCCTAG
- a CDS encoding M4 family metallopeptidase, with protein sequence MTTKPKFALGVLTTAVIGCSSVMSAERIALTEQNLSLQALQKSGVASANPAKFIGLGDDNQLQVRKTYHSASGQTTIRYQQMFRGLPVLGDDVIITQRANGTFKHAHGAMLQSIEKDLKSIKPSISAQDALNIAKAKFAPQNAKRKVITENESKRLAVWNDSNNKARLVYEVTFVQHADKPSRPYLIIDAKSGEVLHAFDNLQTADATGPGGNQKTGRYVYGTDFGSLNVSQSGNTCTMNNTNVRTINLNNGTSGSTAFSFTCPENTVKEVNGAYSPLNDAHFFGGVVFDMYSDWLNTAPLSFQLRMRVHYSRNYENAFWDGSAMTFGDGASTFYPLVSLDVSAHEVSHGFTEQNSGLVYSGKSGGLNEAFSDMAGEAAEFYMKGSNDWLVGADIFKGSGALRYMNNPPQDGRSIDHQSDYTSGMDVHYSSGVYNKAFYLLANKAGWDTRKAFEVFAKANQNYWTSSTNWDNAGNGSLDAACDLGYAVEDVQDALAQVGVSSQPSSSECGGGGPNPPDNILENNVPETGLAESQGNDIMYTMEVPAGASNISFTMSGGSGDADLYVRFGAAPTDSTYDCRPYRNGNNESCTGSQSGGTYFVRVKAYSTFSGVTLVGSYDEDTGGGTDPIDETYSNISVSQGQWEYYTVDLSAGYSSLNVSITGGSGDADLYVRQGSQPTTSSYDCRPYRWGNEETCSFNAPGSNVWHIGIRGYSNSSGVTLNIQAQP encoded by the coding sequence ATGACTACCAAACCTAAGTTTGCACTGGGGGTGCTCACAACTGCGGTGATTGGATGCAGTAGTGTGATGAGTGCAGAACGCATAGCATTAACTGAGCAAAACCTATCACTTCAAGCATTACAAAAATCGGGGGTTGCCAGCGCGAACCCAGCCAAGTTCATCGGACTAGGCGACGACAACCAATTACAAGTACGCAAAACCTACCACAGCGCTTCGGGTCAAACGACCATTCGGTATCAGCAAATGTTTCGTGGTCTTCCAGTGCTTGGCGACGACGTGATCATTACTCAACGAGCTAACGGTACTTTCAAACATGCTCATGGCGCCATGTTGCAATCGATCGAAAAAGACCTTAAATCGATTAAGCCGTCCATTTCGGCTCAAGACGCGTTAAACATCGCAAAAGCGAAATTCGCTCCGCAAAATGCCAAACGCAAAGTCATCACCGAAAACGAAAGCAAGCGGTTGGCTGTTTGGAATGATTCAAACAATAAAGCTCGACTGGTTTACGAAGTTACTTTCGTCCAACACGCCGACAAGCCATCACGACCATACCTAATCATTGATGCTAAATCTGGTGAGGTGTTGCACGCCTTTGATAACCTTCAAACGGCAGACGCCACCGGCCCAGGTGGAAATCAAAAAACTGGACGTTACGTCTATGGTACTGACTTTGGCTCGCTCAATGTTAGCCAATCGGGCAACACCTGTACCATGAACAACACCAATGTTCGAACCATCAATTTAAACAATGGTACCAGTGGTTCAACAGCCTTCAGTTTTACTTGCCCAGAAAACACGGTTAAAGAAGTCAATGGCGCTTATTCACCATTGAATGATGCGCATTTTTTCGGTGGCGTGGTATTCGATATGTACAGCGACTGGTTAAACACTGCGCCGCTATCTTTCCAATTACGCATGCGCGTTCACTATTCTCGAAACTATGAAAATGCTTTCTGGGATGGTAGCGCCATGACGTTCGGAGATGGTGCCAGCACGTTTTATCCATTGGTTAGCCTTGACGTATCTGCACACGAAGTGAGCCATGGATTTACCGAGCAAAACTCTGGATTAGTTTACTCCGGTAAATCGGGTGGATTAAACGAAGCTTTCTCTGATATGGCTGGTGAAGCTGCTGAGTTTTATATGAAAGGCAGCAATGACTGGTTAGTCGGTGCTGATATATTCAAGGGCAGCGGTGCGCTTCGTTATATGAACAACCCTCCACAAGACGGTCGCTCGATTGATCATCAATCAGACTACACGTCGGGCATGGATGTTCACTATTCATCGGGTGTTTACAACAAAGCCTTTTATTTGCTCGCCAACAAAGCTGGTTGGGATACTCGAAAAGCTTTTGAAGTTTTCGCGAAAGCCAATCAAAACTACTGGACTTCTAGCACTAACTGGGACAATGCGGGTAACGGCTCACTCGATGCTGCCTGTGATTTAGGCTATGCCGTCGAAGACGTGCAAGATGCCTTAGCGCAAGTTGGCGTTAGCTCACAACCTAGCTCAAGTGAGTGTGGCGGTGGTGGACCAAATCCTCCGGATAACATCTTGGAAAACAATGTACCTGAAACTGGTTTAGCCGAGTCTCAAGGTAATGACATTATGTACACCATGGAGGTTCCTGCAGGCGCCAGCAACATCAGCTTCACCATGAGTGGTGGTTCTGGTGATGCTGATCTGTATGTTCGCTTCGGTGCGGCTCCGACCGATTCAACTTACGATTGTCGTCCTTACCGCAATGGCAACAATGAAAGCTGTACCGGTTCACAATCGGGTGGAACCTACTTTGTTCGAGTGAAAGCTTACTCGACCTTCAGTGGTGTTACCTTAGTTGGCTCCTATGATGAAGATACTGGTGGTGGCACCGATCCCATCGATGAAACCTACTCTAACATCAGCGTTAGCCAAGGTCAGTGGGAGTACTACACCGTTGATTTATCGGCCGGTTATAGCTCGCTTAACGTGAGCATTACCGGTGGCTCTGGTGACGCCGACTTATACGTGCGTCAAGGTAGCCAACCAACCACGTCGAGCTACGATTGTCGACCTTACCGTTGGGGCAACGAAGAAACCTGTTCCTTCAATGCACCGGGTAGCAATGTCTGGCACATTGGTATTCGAGGTTACTCAAACTCATCGGGCGTGACTCTGAATATTCAAGCACAGCCTTAA